One genomic region from SAR92 clade bacterium H455 encodes:
- a CDS encoding AraC family transcriptional regulator, producing the protein MIQVVSNGLASAPAIKQYLNAAEACGLDVQPLLAQAGIDPKTLEDNNRHLPNACMERLLALLIPASKDPCFGLHAARLVEPASFSVLGYISMNCSTLRMVQAKIPIYEKIVGDMGVTSFETAHGVVLQRWQCLFTDPEVKRHEVENVLGSWVCYARQFLNFDHWDSIWFEHSAPEDPALLADYQEVFNCEVLFDQPSSGVRVRESLLDEVLPQANAELLEMLLAHATKLLAGLDKSQRTTDQVKNILRLMINQQPPSSEMIAEKLGISSRTLQRKLSEEGTHYKDVLNELRYELAVYFLKNTELTLDNIAYELGYAEARSFYRSFKQWTGETAGTYRAAHTVNLKE; encoded by the coding sequence ATGATTCAAGTGGTCAGCAATGGACTGGCATCGGCACCTGCGATTAAGCAGTATTTAAACGCCGCCGAAGCCTGTGGTCTAGATGTTCAACCTCTGCTGGCCCAGGCGGGAATAGATCCGAAGACCCTGGAAGACAATAATCGCCATCTGCCCAATGCCTGTATGGAGCGGTTGTTGGCGCTGTTGATTCCGGCGAGTAAAGATCCCTGTTTTGGTTTGCATGCGGCGCGCCTTGTTGAACCTGCATCCTTCAGTGTACTCGGTTATATCTCCATGAACTGTTCCACATTGCGTATGGTTCAGGCAAAAATCCCGATCTATGAAAAAATCGTTGGCGACATGGGTGTCACCTCTTTTGAGACCGCTCATGGTGTTGTTCTGCAGCGCTGGCAATGTCTCTTTACCGATCCCGAGGTAAAGCGCCACGAGGTAGAAAATGTTTTAGGGTCCTGGGTCTGTTATGCGCGCCAGTTTCTTAACTTTGATCACTGGGACAGTATCTGGTTTGAGCACTCGGCGCCGGAGGATCCAGCACTGCTGGCAGATTATCAGGAGGTGTTTAATTGTGAGGTGCTGTTTGATCAGCCCTCCAGTGGTGTGCGTGTTCGCGAGAGCCTGCTTGATGAAGTGTTACCCCAAGCCAACGCCGAGCTGCTGGAAATGCTGCTGGCCCATGCCACCAAATTATTGGCCGGGCTCGATAAAAGCCAGCGCACTACTGACCAGGTAAAAAATATTTTGCGCCTGATGATTAATCAGCAACCGCCTTCCAGTGAGATGATCGCCGAAAAGCTCGGTATCAGCAGTCGCACCCTACAGCGCAAGTTGAGCGAAGAGGGTACCCACTACAAAGACGTGCTCAATGAACTGCGTTATGAGCTGGCAGTCTATTTTCTGAAAAACACTGAGCTGACCCTGGATAATATTGCCTACGAACTGGGCTATGCCGAGGCCCGCTCATTCTATCGCAGCTTTAAACAGTGGACCGGGGAGACTGCCGGGACTTACCGCGCAGCTCACACGGTCAATTTAAAAGAGTGA
- a CDS encoding GspH/FimT family pseudopilin, with amino-acid sequence MNRFAFSRGFTVVELMVTLAIAAILLAVAVPSFTSFVQKRAISQKTVQVRNALDLARGLALSQRQVWTVCTVDASNSCVSSEGLRLLVFRDDNANNDFDSGEMLQQEIDINTIALQMSASFGVPYMRFARNGEALESGNLEVCSTNQTVDYGRQVIVFRSGRIRLSSDSDGDGYDDTGGTKIECPSS; translated from the coding sequence ATGAACCGCTTCGCTTTCTCGCGCGGATTTACCGTGGTCGAACTAATGGTCACCTTGGCCATTGCCGCTATTTTATTAGCCGTTGCGGTGCCGTCATTTACCAGTTTTGTGCAAAAGCGCGCGATCAGCCAAAAAACGGTGCAAGTGCGCAATGCTTTGGACTTGGCGCGGGGTCTTGCCTTATCCCAGCGCCAGGTGTGGACGGTGTGCACCGTGGATGCTTCAAATAGCTGTGTAAGCAGTGAAGGTCTGCGCCTGTTAGTGTTTCGCGACGATAATGCTAATAACGATTTTGATAGCGGGGAAATGCTTCAGCAGGAAATCGATATAAACACCATTGCCCTGCAGATGTCAGCCTCCTTTGGGGTCCCTTATATGCGCTTTGCACGCAATGGTGAGGCTCTGGAGTCAGGCAACCTTGAAGTCTGTTCAACAAATCAAACTGTTGATTACGGGCGTCAGGTAATTGTCTTTCGCAGTGGCCGCATTCGCCTGTCCAGTGATTCCGATGGCGACGGTTACGATGATACTGGCGGAACAAAAATAGAGTGCCCAAGCAGCTAG
- a CDS encoding NAD(P)-dependent oxidoreductase, with translation MNEQTPSKVMITGANGFIGNSLMRHYQQQGIEVVGVDLRGDGGAIVEGDIGNPETIAELLDQCDIIIHTAALVSNALSDADMWRVNVQATANLIAAAEKHKVRRFVQLSSIVAYGNSAAGKLHEDHPVHADGGSYVLTKLASEHAVLAAHAKGNIEIVIIRPGDVYGPGSRPWLILPLEAILKGQFMLPEKGEGFFRPIYIDDLIRGIVLAVASPEANGEIFNLSCQGYISSKEFFSRHYSWLNKKGPVLVSTRLALIAASLATKLAYLTGGVNEASTATVAQLSTKSWFSIEKAQRILGWVPEVSFDEGMERSKQWATEQGLLKK, from the coding sequence ATGAACGAGCAAACACCGAGCAAAGTAATGATCACTGGCGCCAATGGTTTTATTGGCAACAGCTTGATGCGCCACTATCAACAGCAGGGCATTGAGGTTGTGGGCGTCGACTTGCGCGGTGATGGCGGAGCTATTGTGGAGGGTGATATTGGCAATCCCGAAACTATTGCCGAGCTGCTCGATCAATGCGATATCATTATTCACACTGCCGCACTGGTCTCCAACGCTCTCAGTGACGCGGATATGTGGCGGGTCAATGTGCAGGCTACGGCCAACCTGATTGCCGCGGCTGAGAAACATAAGGTTCGCCGTTTTGTGCAACTTTCATCCATTGTTGCTTACGGCAATTCAGCTGCCGGTAAGCTGCACGAAGATCACCCAGTGCATGCCGATGGTGGCAGCTATGTGTTGACCAAACTCGCCTCTGAGCACGCGGTGTTAGCGGCTCATGCCAAGGGCAATATCGAGATTGTGATTATACGACCGGGGGATGTCTATGGTCCCGGCAGCCGACCCTGGTTAATCTTGCCTTTAGAGGCCATTCTCAAGGGCCAGTTTATGCTGCCTGAAAAAGGTGAGGGGTTTTTCCGCCCGATCTACATCGATGATTTGATCCGCGGTATTGTGTTAGCGGTTGCCAGCCCTGAGGCAAATGGCGAGATATTTAACCTCTCATGCCAGGGATATATCAGCAGTAAAGAATTTTTTAGTCGCCACTACAGCTGGCTCAATAAGAAAGGTCCAGTGTTGGTATCCACTCGACTGGCACTGATAGCCGCCAGCTTAGCCACCAAACTTGCCTATCTAACCGGCGGTGTGAATGAAGCCTCCACTGCCACAGTGGCTCAGTTATCGACCAAAAGCTGGTTCAGCATAGAGAAAGCCCAGCGAATTCTCGGCTGGGTGCCCGAAGTCTCTTTTGACGAGGGAATGGAACGCTCTAAGCAATGGGCCACAGAGCAGGGACTGCTAAAAAAATAA
- a CDS encoding SDR family oxidoreductase, with translation MHNKTTLVTGASDGIGLECCKILAAKGSNLILVSRRQPLLDEIAESLKRQYPTISCTVITADLSAPQAAQTLFQQVQEQGLEVDFLINNAGLLQNGFFTELDLAAQESMINVNVLALTSLTHLFANNMASRSGGHILNVASLAAWTPIPNQNVYAATKAYVLSFTQALHDELNASKSGVTVSALCPGYTATKMMDNPDQGGKLLVPDGMLQSPREVAAQGIEACLAGRPTIVTGLANRITVAITRLFSRMALAKIAGRYYRSNMQ, from the coding sequence ATGCACAATAAAACCACCTTAGTAACCGGCGCCTCAGATGGCATCGGCCTCGAATGCTGTAAAATTCTCGCCGCCAAAGGCTCTAACTTAATCCTAGTATCCCGCCGCCAACCGCTGCTGGACGAGATAGCCGAGAGCCTTAAAAGGCAATATCCAACAATTAGCTGCACTGTGATCACCGCAGATCTCTCTGCGCCACAGGCGGCTCAAACGCTGTTTCAGCAAGTTCAGGAACAGGGGCTGGAAGTGGATTTTCTCATTAACAATGCCGGGCTGCTGCAAAATGGCTTTTTTACCGAGCTCGATTTGGCCGCTCAGGAAAGCATGATTAACGTCAATGTTCTCGCCCTGACCTCCTTGACCCATCTGTTTGCCAACAATATGGCCAGTCGCAGTGGTGGGCATATTTTAAATGTTGCCTCACTCGCCGCCTGGACGCCGATCCCCAATCAGAATGTCTATGCTGCCACTAAGGCCTATGTGCTGTCCTTTACTCAGGCGCTGCACGACGAGCTCAATGCGAGCAAGTCAGGGGTAACAGTCTCCGCTCTCTGCCCAGGCTACACAGCCACAAAAATGATGGATAACCCAGACCAGGGGGGCAAGCTATTGGTTCCAGATGGCATGCTGCAGTCGCCGCGAGAAGTTGCCGCACAGGGCATTGAAGCCTGCCTCGCCGGTCGACCGACCATTGTCACCGGACTGGCCAATCGCATTACCGTGGCCATTACTCGTCTGTTCTCGCGAATGGCGCTGGCAAAAATTGCCGGGCGCTATTACCGCAGCAATATGCAGTAG
- a CDS encoding UDP-glucose/GDP-mannose dehydrogenase family protein translates to MKITIFGSGYVGLVTGACFANVGNQVVCVDIDQAKVDALNAGQVPIYEPGLESYLSGSLADGNIKFTTDAAMAVQHAEMIFIGVGTPANEDGSADLQYVLNVASTIGEHMDGFKVVVNKSTVPVGSADSVAQQIQRALDKRNVDWDFSVASNPEFLKEGAALADFTRPDRIIVGTDSARVEEMMHELYAPYNRQRDKLIFMDVRSAELTKYAANSMLATKISFINEIANIAELVGADIEQVRIGMGSDARIGYSFIYPGCGFGGSCFPKDLRAMEATAINAGYRPKLLSAVTAVNDEQKHRLFDKLSNYFNGDLRGKTVALWGLAFKPGTDDMREAPSRLLMEALWRQGGSVRAYDPHAMEATQSIYGVRDDLLLCGTKEAALRGADVLVVCTEWKPFWSPNFSEIKAALTYPVIFDGRNLYDPKRLQEHGLQYFAIGRQNHIQSGETAVGDQLANASGAPVEILKADNIVLS, encoded by the coding sequence TTGAAGATAACAATTTTTGGAAGTGGATACGTGGGGCTTGTCACGGGCGCCTGTTTCGCCAATGTCGGCAATCAGGTGGTCTGCGTCGATATAGACCAGGCCAAAGTCGACGCCCTCAACGCTGGTCAGGTGCCGATTTATGAACCTGGTCTGGAAAGCTATCTCAGCGGTTCACTGGCGGATGGCAATATCAAATTTACCACTGATGCAGCAATGGCAGTGCAACATGCTGAGATGATTTTTATCGGCGTGGGCACTCCAGCCAATGAAGATGGCTCTGCTGACCTGCAGTATGTGCTCAATGTGGCCAGTACTATTGGCGAGCATATGGACGGCTTTAAGGTGGTGGTAAACAAGTCTACGGTTCCTGTGGGCAGCGCCGACTCAGTTGCACAGCAAATTCAGAGAGCTCTAGACAAGCGCAATGTTGACTGGGACTTCAGCGTGGCATCGAATCCGGAATTTCTAAAGGAGGGTGCGGCACTGGCTGACTTTACTCGCCCTGACCGGATTATTGTTGGCACCGACAGTGCCCGAGTCGAAGAGATGATGCATGAGCTCTATGCCCCTTATAACCGTCAGCGGGACAAGCTCATTTTTATGGATGTGCGTTCCGCGGAACTGACCAAGTATGCGGCTAACTCCATGCTGGCGACAAAAATCAGCTTTATCAACGAGATCGCCAACATAGCCGAGCTGGTGGGAGCGGATATTGAGCAGGTTAGAATTGGTATGGGTTCAGATGCGCGCATAGGCTACAGCTTTATCTATCCAGGCTGCGGTTTTGGCGGTTCCTGCTTCCCCAAGGATCTGCGGGCCATGGAGGCTACTGCGATTAATGCTGGGTACCGGCCCAAGTTATTAAGCGCAGTGACAGCGGTGAATGATGAGCAAAAGCACCGCCTGTTCGACAAACTGTCGAATTATTTTAACGGTGACTTGCGTGGTAAAACTGTGGCGCTGTGGGGCTTGGCGTTTAAGCCTGGTACCGATGATATGCGTGAGGCACCCAGTCGACTGTTGATGGAGGCGCTGTGGCGCCAGGGAGGATCAGTGCGTGCCTATGACCCCCATGCCATGGAAGCCACTCAGTCTATCTACGGGGTGCGCGATGATTTACTGCTCTGTGGCACTAAAGAGGCGGCGCTCCGCGGGGCCGATGTGCTAGTAGTATGTACCGAGTGGAAGCCGTTTTGGTCGCCAAACTTTAGTGAGATTAAAGCCGCGCTAACCTATCCGGTTATCTTCGATGGTCGCAACCTCTATGATCCCAAGCGCTTGCAAGAACATGGCCTGCAGTACTTTGCCATTGGTCGTCAGAACCATATTCAAAGCGGCGAAACTGCCGTAGGGGATCAGTTGGCGAACGCTTCAGGTGCGCCCGTAGAGATCCTCAAAGCGGACAATATCGTCCTCTCCTAA
- a CDS encoding FAD-binding oxidoreductase, with amino-acid sequence MRLWNGWGNENSDLLMELNSGLRNLLQALVGPATPLGEATLEQVMAKVPASKAPAHPLISADPETRVRHARGQSLPDWLAMHSGDVDSFPDAVAVPENSEQVRELLCYARDNGIDVIPYGGGTSVVGHINPEASARPILTVDMSAMNKLIHFDRESQLATFGAGTAGPELEAQLQKEGYTLGHFPQSWELSTVGGWVASRSSGQQSLHYGRIENMFAGGSIETLAGTLEIPTIPASSAGPDIREMILGSEGRMGIITEVVVRVTKLPEEESFQVVFFPSWEVGLQAARELIQQRIALSMVRLSNPLETTSLLYMGAGDDSSGVVALEAALAEKGIGAGKVMMTFGVTGSARHCATAKEMALDHCTSLGGLADQAGLGDKWAHGRFRAPYLRDPLGSAGYAVDTMETAVDWSKLPQAVENIESAIRDGLADEGEQVHAYTHLSHVYGQGSSIYTTYLFRLGDSYGQAMDRWHKLKAAGANQIVASGGTISHQHGVGRDHRDYLVAEKGGLGLAAINSLCQLFDPQSQMNPGKLLPDELN; translated from the coding sequence ATGCGTCTATGGAATGGCTGGGGAAATGAAAACAGCGACTTGCTGATGGAACTCAATAGTGGACTGCGCAATTTGCTGCAAGCACTAGTGGGACCAGCCACCCCTTTAGGTGAGGCAACACTGGAACAGGTTATGGCTAAAGTACCAGCCTCCAAAGCTCCCGCCCACCCGCTTATCAGTGCAGACCCAGAGACCCGAGTGCGTCATGCTCGGGGCCAGAGCCTGCCGGATTGGCTGGCTATGCACAGCGGTGATGTGGACAGTTTCCCCGATGCTGTGGCAGTGCCCGAGAACAGCGAGCAGGTGCGAGAATTACTCTGCTATGCCAGAGACAATGGCATAGATGTAATCCCCTATGGCGGTGGTACCTCAGTGGTTGGCCATATCAACCCAGAGGCCAGCGCGCGCCCGATACTGACCGTTGATATGAGCGCCATGAACAAGTTGATCCACTTCGACCGCGAGAGCCAATTGGCCACCTTTGGTGCCGGCACAGCGGGCCCCGAACTGGAAGCCCAGCTACAAAAAGAAGGTTATACCCTGGGCCATTTCCCCCAATCTTGGGAGCTCTCCACAGTGGGTGGCTGGGTTGCCAGTCGCTCCAGCGGACAGCAGTCTCTGCACTATGGTCGCATTGAAAATATGTTTGCTGGCGGCTCTATTGAGACTCTCGCAGGCACTCTTGAGATACCCACTATTCCCGCCTCCTCTGCGGGTCCCGATATTCGCGAGATGATTCTTGGCTCTGAAGGACGCATGGGCATTATTACCGAGGTGGTGGTCAGAGTGACCAAACTGCCTGAAGAAGAATCTTTTCAGGTAGTATTCTTCCCCTCTTGGGAAGTGGGTCTGCAGGCCGCCAGAGAATTAATCCAACAGCGTATTGCCCTGTCTATGGTGCGCCTAAGTAATCCGTTGGAAACCACCAGCTTACTCTATATGGGTGCTGGCGATGACAGCAGCGGCGTGGTCGCTCTGGAAGCTGCGCTGGCAGAAAAAGGCATTGGTGCTGGCAAAGTAATGATGACCTTCGGTGTCACCGGCTCCGCTCGCCACTGTGCGACAGCCAAAGAAATGGCCTTAGATCACTGCACCAGTCTCGGTGGTTTAGCCGATCAAGCTGGCTTGGGGGATAAATGGGCCCATGGCCGCTTTCGTGCACCCTATCTGCGCGATCCTCTAGGCAGTGCCGGCTATGCGGTGGACACTATGGAGACCGCGGTTGATTGGTCCAAGTTGCCACAGGCTGTAGAGAATATCGAGTCGGCGATTCGCGATGGACTGGCGGATGAGGGCGAGCAGGTTCATGCCTACACCCACCTCAGCCATGTCTATGGTCAGGGTTCGAGTATCTACACCACCTATCTATTCCGTCTCGGGGACAGCTACGGGCAAGCCATGGACCGCTGGCACAAACTCAAGGCTGCAGGTGCCAATCAAATCGTTGCCAGTGGCGGCACTATTAGTCACCAGCATGGCGTGGGTCGAGATCATCGGGACTATCTGGTAGCCGAGAAAGGCGGCCTGGGCTTGGCGGCGATCAATTCACTGTGCCAGCTATTTGATCCACAGAGCCAGATGAACCCGGGCAAACTATTACCTGACGAGCTCAACTAA
- a CDS encoding FAD-dependent oxidoreductase, with protein MNTDPQTVVVGAGIVGICTALYLQEKGRQVTLIDRLPPGEDTSSGNAGIISVGSVHPEAMPGIWKEIPHMLMQRMAPISLRPAYAPRLLPWLVRFLVSSSAAKADQSSAAISALSSRALDYLQPLVDKAGAQALLRQEGTLYINETSSQFAAAKLNCSYYQRRNVDYQIVEGTELADLEPSLRPGLAGAVLVPAGAQTLSPLALSRSLFTLFQQQGGEFLTAEVTGFKLEGKRVTALHTDCEISSQQVLSNQVLCREVFITAGAYSKTLAKQLGSTVPLDTERGYSVDLSNPGFQLKRPLLFAGRAFAATSMANGLRLAGTVEFAGLKAAPNYQRAHNLAQQGAYLFPQLNAQETKSWMGFRPSVPDTVPVISASPHFDNAFFGFGHGHLGLTQAAVTGAMLSALAVGEDCPLAISPFRVDRAW; from the coding sequence ATGAACACAGACCCTCAAACAGTGGTGGTTGGCGCAGGCATAGTCGGTATTTGCACGGCCCTCTATTTGCAAGAGAAGGGGCGTCAAGTGACTCTTATTGATCGCCTGCCCCCAGGCGAAGACACTAGCTCGGGCAATGCCGGCATTATTTCTGTTGGCTCAGTGCATCCCGAGGCTATGCCGGGTATCTGGAAAGAGATTCCCCATATGCTGATGCAGCGGATGGCGCCAATTTCTCTGCGGCCCGCTTATGCGCCGCGATTATTACCTTGGTTGGTGCGTTTTTTAGTCAGTAGTTCGGCAGCCAAGGCCGACCAGTCATCGGCCGCTATTAGTGCCTTGTCGAGTCGGGCACTGGACTATTTACAGCCCCTTGTGGACAAGGCCGGCGCGCAAGCCCTGCTGCGACAAGAGGGCACGCTCTATATCAATGAAACTTCGAGCCAGTTTGCCGCGGCAAAGTTGAATTGCAGCTATTACCAGCGCCGGAATGTGGACTATCAGATAGTAGAAGGGACCGAGCTGGCTGATCTTGAGCCTAGCTTACGACCGGGCTTAGCCGGTGCCGTATTGGTGCCTGCTGGTGCGCAGACCCTTTCTCCGTTGGCACTGTCACGGAGTTTATTTACGTTGTTCCAGCAGCAGGGTGGTGAGTTTTTAACCGCCGAGGTCACTGGTTTTAAGCTTGAGGGGAAGCGTGTAACGGCGCTGCATACTGATTGTGAGATATCCTCTCAGCAAGTCCTCTCCAATCAAGTGCTTTGCCGCGAAGTATTTATTACCGCCGGCGCCTATTCCAAGACTCTGGCTAAACAGTTGGGCAGTACTGTGCCCCTGGATACTGAGCGGGGCTACAGCGTGGATTTATCTAATCCTGGATTCCAATTAAAACGACCACTGTTATTTGCTGGCCGCGCCTTTGCCGCTACCAGTATGGCGAATGGTTTGCGTTTGGCGGGCACTGTTGAGTTTGCCGGTCTTAAGGCTGCGCCGAATTACCAGCGGGCACATAATTTGGCGCAGCAGGGAGCCTATTTGTTCCCGCAGTTGAATGCGCAAGAGACGAAGTCTTGGATGGGCTTTCGACCCAGTGTGCCGGATACGGTGCCGGTTATTTCGGCCTCGCCACATTTTGACAATGCCTTTTTTGGTTTTGGCCATGGGCATTTAGGTTTGACTCAAGCGGCTGTTACCGGAGCAATGTTGTCTGCTCTGGCGGTGGGGGAGGATTGCCCCCTTGCTATAAGTCCGTTTAGGGTAGATCGTGCTTGGTAA
- a CDS encoding mannose-1-phosphate guanylyltransferase/mannose-6-phosphate isomerase, translated as MLQPVIIAGGSGTRLWPLSRQLYPKQFLPLVGDKTMFQVTLERLQGLDSAPPIIVCNEDHRFIAAEQLRLAGAEHNGIILEPCGRNTAPAICLAALLAKDIDPDATLLVLPADHHMDNPQAFLTAVKCAEESAAKGALITFGIQPSYAATGYGYIRSAEPLIGNQPQKIGEFIEKPNLEQAENLIASGDYLWNSGIFMFRGNGFLNELETLRPDIVTACRQSWQSSAEDMEFVRPDSNLFSACPAESIDYAVMEKTTNAMVMPMDPQWNDLGSWSSLLDLLPKNNQGNVEIGDSIGIESSNNYVHAENKLVATLGINDLVIVDTKDALLVAHKDHVEKVKQLVDILKAEQRSEYIHHREVYRPWGKYDSMDQGLRFQVKRITVKPKAKLSVQMHHHRAEHWVVVSGTAKVSIDNVERLICENESVYIPIGAVHSLENPGKIPIELIEIQSGTYLGEDDIVRFEDLYGRT; from the coding sequence ATGCTTCAACCTGTGATCATTGCCGGTGGCTCCGGCACTCGACTCTGGCCTCTATCGCGGCAACTCTACCCCAAGCAGTTCTTACCTCTTGTTGGTGACAAAACTATGTTCCAGGTGACCCTAGAGCGCCTGCAAGGCTTGGACTCTGCGCCGCCGATTATTGTCTGCAATGAAGATCATCGCTTCATCGCCGCAGAACAGTTGCGACTCGCAGGCGCTGAGCACAACGGAATTATATTAGAACCCTGTGGCCGCAATACCGCGCCAGCCATCTGTTTGGCCGCGCTGTTGGCCAAAGATATAGACCCGGATGCCACTCTGCTGGTGCTGCCAGCAGATCATCATATGGACAATCCCCAAGCGTTTCTCACCGCGGTTAAATGCGCAGAAGAATCAGCTGCCAAAGGAGCGCTGATCACCTTTGGTATTCAACCCAGCTATGCGGCCACCGGTTATGGTTATATTAGAAGCGCCGAGCCACTGATCGGTAATCAACCACAAAAGATCGGCGAATTTATTGAAAAGCCAAATCTTGAGCAGGCCGAGAATTTAATAGCCAGTGGCGATTATCTCTGGAATAGCGGCATATTTATGTTTCGCGGCAATGGGTTTCTCAATGAGCTAGAAACACTGCGCCCCGACATTGTCACTGCATGTCGCCAGTCATGGCAGTCCAGCGCAGAGGATATGGAGTTTGTGCGCCCAGATAGCAATCTCTTTTCTGCCTGCCCCGCCGAATCAATCGACTATGCGGTAATGGAAAAAACCACCAATGCCATGGTTATGCCAATGGACCCCCAGTGGAACGACCTAGGCAGCTGGTCATCACTGCTAGACCTGCTGCCTAAGAACAATCAGGGCAATGTTGAGATCGGCGATAGCATAGGAATTGAAAGCAGCAACAACTATGTACATGCAGAAAATAAGCTAGTGGCTACACTAGGTATCAATGATTTGGTGATAGTGGACACCAAAGACGCACTGCTAGTAGCCCACAAAGATCATGTGGAAAAGGTTAAACAGCTGGTGGATATTCTCAAGGCCGAGCAGCGCTCGGAATATATCCATCATCGCGAGGTCTATCGCCCCTGGGGGAAATACGACTCAATGGATCAGGGACTGCGCTTTCAAGTGAAGCGCATCACCGTTAAACCCAAAGCCAAGCTGTCGGTGCAGATGCATCATCATCGCGCCGAGCACTGGGTAGTGGTCAGCGGCACAGCCAAGGTCAGCATAGATAATGTCGAGCGCCTAATCTGCGAGAACGAGTCGGTCTATATCCCAATCGGCGCAGTCCACAGCCTCGAAAATCCTGGCAAAATCCCGATTGAGCTAATTGAGATACAGTCTGGAACCTATTTAGGAGAGGACGATATTGTCCGCTTTGAGGATCTCTACGGGCGCACCTGA
- a CDS encoding FAD-binding oxidoreductase: MRPIFPNYQLASGWNALLPPRQAHASLKGKQVADVVVIGAGFTGLACARRWQDLQPDARVVVIDASEIGEGNPGRNSGFLLEIALAEDANPENMLRMLEANRLTQTAMQSILSNVQASGLDVDLQRVGTYRAAASSAGLASLNNYKQFLEGAGLPYRQLDQAQLNAELGTDFYQSGLYSPHCYLAQPAAVIRAIHSQLADSITVFENTPALKINSSGAKWVVTTAEGELTCSKLVLANNSFAKEQGVARSRLAAVYTYAAITPQLDPEFLDSLGTVQNWGLLPTHRLGSTLRRTADGRLLVRSGHSYEAELSGSKVTALLQDRLWRRFPQLKSNGGGKGAGQEKRFEHVWGGAVGVTYNAAPVWGEREPGLFISSGCNGGGTVKGTLLGNALAELALGNSALDVSAIFGSPSWMPPDPLRRIGFEFSAALESWQGRREL, from the coding sequence ATGCGACCTATTTTCCCCAATTACCAACTAGCCAGTGGCTGGAATGCTCTACTGCCCCCTCGTCAGGCCCATGCCTCTTTGAAAGGTAAGCAGGTTGCGGATGTGGTGGTGATCGGTGCTGGCTTCACCGGTCTTGCCTGTGCTCGGCGATGGCAGGATTTGCAGCCGGATGCCCGGGTAGTTGTGATCGATGCCAGCGAGATTGGCGAGGGCAACCCGGGTCGAAATTCCGGCTTTCTCTTGGAAATTGCTCTGGCCGAAGATGCCAACCCCGAAAATATGCTGCGCATGCTAGAGGCCAATCGCCTCACTCAGACCGCCATGCAATCGATTCTTAGCAATGTTCAGGCCAGTGGCTTGGATGTTGATCTACAGCGGGTCGGTACCTATCGTGCTGCCGCCAGCTCGGCGGGGCTTGCATCACTGAATAACTATAAGCAATTCCTCGAAGGCGCAGGGCTCCCCTACAGGCAACTGGATCAGGCACAGTTGAACGCGGAACTGGGGACTGACTTTTATCAGTCCGGTCTCTACAGCCCTCACTGTTATTTGGCGCAGCCTGCGGCGGTAATTCGCGCGATTCACAGCCAATTGGCCGACTCAATTACGGTATTCGAGAATACACCTGCATTAAAAATCAACTCCAGTGGTGCCAAGTGGGTGGTCACTACAGCTGAGGGTGAATTGACCTGCTCGAAGCTGGTGCTGGCGAACAACTCCTTTGCCAAAGAACAGGGCGTGGCGCGTTCGCGATTAGCTGCTGTGTATACCTATGCGGCTATAACGCCGCAATTAGATCCTGAGTTTCTCGATAGTTTGGGCACCGTCCAAAACTGGGGTCTGTTGCCCACCCATAGACTCGGCAGCACGTTGCGACGCACAGCCGATGGTCGACTGTTGGTGCGCTCTGGACACAGTTATGAGGCGGAGTTGTCTGGGTCAAAAGTGACCGCGCTTTTACAGGATCGATTATGGCGTAGATTTCCTCAGCTTAAATCGAATGGAGGAGGCAAAGGGGCAGGGCAAGAAAAACGCTTCGAACATGTTTGGGGTGGTGCTGTGGGCGTCACTTACAACGCTGCGCCGGTGTGGGGTGAGCGCGAGCCGGGATTATTTATCTCCAGCGGCTGCAATGGCGGCGGCACTGTGAAAGGAACACTGTTAGGCAATGCTCTGGCTGAGCTGGCCCTGGGCAATAGCGCTCTGGATGTGAGCGCTATCTTTGGTTCCCCTAGCTGGATGCCACCGGACCCACTACGGCGCATTGGCTTTGAATTCAGTGCGGCTTTGGAGAGTTGGCAAGGTAGGCGAGAACTGTAA